A stretch of Lysinibacillus agricola DNA encodes these proteins:
- the mutL gene encoding DNA mismatch repair endonuclease MutL — protein MGKIQIMDEWLSNKIAAGEVVERPASVVKELVENAIDAGSTSIDVFLLEAGLTSIQVIDNGGGMDEEDALISFSRHATSKIHQEHDLFRIRTLGFRGEALASIASVSKMTLITSNGESGTYLELEGGHIATHKPGPLRKGTDITVAQLFFNTPARLKYMKTIQTELGHTIDLMNRLALGNPQIAFRLLHNGQQLLQTNGRGDVQQVLAAIYGVHNAKKMVSFHGESHDYKISGFVSLPEVTRASKNYMSLFVNGRWVKHYLVQKAIVDAYHTYLPIERFPIVALFIEGDPYLTDVNVHPAKHQIRLSKEPELLKLIEGTVREQIRNVIRVPQMEKKEKVAKSATEQLNIWKPAPKLDVEKMNAIVEKLYDVQTVQESNTLDPIVPEPKSVPTAIEDSWQPTPMIEVNPLEEVTLEEAMEVLTDEPIQEPFPALEVVGQIHGTYIVAQMEDGFYLIDQHAAQERIKYEFFREKVGQVNPNERQALLLPLTFHYAADEALILRENRQELEAVGVFLEEFGQSSFVVREHPSWFPTGEEQEIIEDLIEQVLTTKKADVKKLREAAAIMMSCKKSIKANYYLTKEQMETLLQDLRNADNPFTCPHGRPVLIHFTTYEVEKMFKRVM, from the coding sequence ATGGGAAAAATACAAATTATGGACGAGTGGCTGTCCAATAAAATTGCTGCAGGGGAAGTAGTTGAAAGGCCAGCCTCTGTAGTCAAAGAGCTTGTTGAAAATGCCATTGATGCAGGAAGTACGTCCATTGATGTTTTTTTACTAGAAGCGGGCCTCACTTCAATTCAGGTCATTGATAATGGTGGTGGCATGGATGAAGAGGATGCATTAATATCATTCTCTCGCCATGCGACAAGTAAAATCCATCAGGAGCATGATTTATTTCGAATTCGTACACTTGGCTTCCGTGGGGAGGCATTAGCTTCAATTGCATCGGTGTCTAAAATGACACTCATTACATCAAATGGTGAATCGGGTACTTATTTAGAGCTTGAGGGTGGGCATATCGCCACACATAAACCTGGCCCTTTGCGCAAGGGAACAGATATTACAGTGGCGCAGTTATTTTTCAATACACCTGCTCGATTAAAATATATGAAAACAATTCAGACCGAGCTTGGGCATACAATTGATCTGATGAACCGCCTTGCACTTGGAAATCCACAAATTGCGTTTAGATTGCTACATAACGGCCAGCAATTGTTACAAACAAATGGACGAGGTGACGTGCAGCAAGTATTAGCTGCCATTTACGGTGTGCATAATGCCAAGAAAATGGTGTCCTTCCATGGAGAGTCACATGATTATAAGATTTCTGGCTTTGTATCACTACCAGAGGTGACCCGTGCCTCGAAAAACTATATGTCGTTGTTTGTGAATGGTCGCTGGGTGAAGCATTATTTAGTACAAAAAGCGATTGTAGATGCCTATCATACGTATTTGCCAATTGAGCGTTTTCCAATTGTAGCACTCTTTATAGAGGGTGATCCTTATTTAACAGATGTCAATGTGCATCCTGCAAAACATCAAATACGTTTAAGTAAAGAACCAGAGCTTCTTAAACTAATTGAAGGAACAGTACGGGAGCAAATACGCAATGTAATTCGAGTGCCACAAATGGAAAAGAAAGAGAAAGTCGCGAAGTCTGCGACGGAACAGTTAAATATATGGAAGCCGGCACCAAAGCTTGATGTGGAGAAAATGAATGCCATTGTAGAAAAGCTTTATGATGTGCAAACTGTTCAGGAATCGAACACATTAGACCCTATAGTGCCAGAACCCAAGTCCGTCCCTACTGCCATAGAGGACAGTTGGCAACCAACACCAATGATAGAAGTGAACCCTCTTGAAGAAGTGACCCTAGAGGAGGCAATGGAAGTTCTAACGGATGAGCCTATTCAAGAGCCATTCCCTGCGCTTGAAGTAGTAGGGCAAATTCACGGCACATACATTGTTGCACAGATGGAGGATGGATTTTATTTAATCGATCAGCACGCTGCTCAAGAACGTATTAAGTATGAATTTTTCCGTGAAAAGGTCGGTCAGGTGAATCCAAATGAGCGTCAGGCTTTATTGCTTCCATTGACCTTCCATTATGCAGCTGATGAGGCACTTATATTAAGAGAAAATAGGCAGGAGTTAGAAGCTGTTGGCGTATTTTTAGAAGAGTTTGGACAGTCATCATTTGTCGTGAGAGAGCATCCTAGTTGGTTTCCTACAGGGGAAGAACAAGAAATTATTGAGGACCTAATTGAACAGGTGCTAACAACTAAAAAGGCGGATGTCAAAAAATTACGTGAGGCGGCAGCTATTATGATGAGCTGTAAAAAATCGATAAAGGCCAATTATTATTTAACGAAAGAGCAAATGGAAACGTTATTGCAAGATTTACGCAATGCTGATAATCCATTTACATGCCCGCATGGACGTCCAGTACTTATACATTTTACTACTTATGAAGTGGAAAAAATGTTTAAACGGGTAATGTAG
- the miaA gene encoding tRNA (adenosine(37)-N6)-dimethylallyltransferase MiaA encodes MIQDKIQQAEVVAIVGPTASGKTALSIELAKKYNGEIINGDSMQIYQGLDIGTAKITEEEMEGVPHHLLSFKEPTEPFSVADYQKLVRAKIAEIQAHGKLPIIVGGSGLYVQAVLYDFQFTEEQVDEVVRKAYYEELEKLGPEAMHAKLKKLDPQTAETIHPNNTRRVIRALEMIELSGVSKASEAHNRGEVPLYNHVILGLGQNMSREELYDRINLRVDLMMEKGLLEEVKGLWQQNIRGVQSIQAIGYKELYDYLDGKCSLEEAIDSLKQNSRRYAKRQLTYFRNKMDVHFLNTDEKLF; translated from the coding sequence ATGATACAAGATAAAATACAACAGGCAGAGGTCGTAGCAATTGTTGGGCCTACTGCTTCTGGTAAAACGGCACTAAGCATTGAGTTAGCGAAAAAATATAATGGTGAAATTATTAACGGTGACTCCATGCAAATCTATCAAGGGTTAGACATTGGTACAGCGAAAATTACTGAGGAAGAGATGGAGGGTGTGCCACATCATTTACTGAGCTTTAAAGAGCCAACGGAGCCTTTCTCAGTAGCTGACTATCAAAAATTAGTGCGAGCTAAAATTGCGGAAATTCAAGCTCATGGCAAGCTACCGATTATTGTAGGAGGCTCAGGCTTATATGTGCAGGCAGTGCTCTATGATTTTCAATTTACAGAGGAGCAGGTAGATGAGGTGGTACGAAAAGCCTATTATGAGGAACTGGAGAAATTAGGTCCAGAAGCAATGCATGCTAAGCTTAAAAAACTTGATCCACAAACAGCAGAGACAATTCATCCAAATAATACGCGCCGTGTCATACGTGCGTTAGAGATGATTGAACTTAGTGGCGTTTCAAAGGCATCCGAAGCACACAATCGTGGAGAAGTTCCACTTTACAACCATGTGATTTTAGGGCTTGGGCAAAATATGTCACGTGAAGAGCTCTATGATCGTATTAATCTTCGTGTCGATTTAATGATGGAAAAAGGGCTTTTGGAAGAAGTAAAGGGTTTATGGCAGCAAAATATTCGAGGTGTGCAGTCGATCCAAGCAATTGGCTATAAGGAATTATATGATTACCTAGATGGAAAATGTTCTTTAGAAGAGGCCATTGACAGTTTAAAACAAAATTCTCGCCGCTATGCGAAAAGACAGCTAACATATTTCCGGAACAAAATGGATGTACATTTTCTTAATACTGACGAAAAACTTTTTTAA
- a CDS encoding glycerol-3-phosphate dehydrogenase/oxidase translates to MFSFEHRPKIMHFLEQYSFDVLVIGGGITGAGIALDAASRGLSVALIEMQDFSAGTSSRSTKLIHGGLRYLKQFEVGVVAEVGREREIVYDNAVHVTTPEKMLLPLYKKGSLGPFTTSLALKVYDRLAGVKKHERRTMLNAQEAAALEPLLNRDELVGGGYYVEYRTDDARLTIEVLKKAVEYGALCLNYAEMAGFLYEKKKLVGVQVKDHVTGKTIEVQAAQIVNATGPWVDEVRQKDKVADKKQLRLTKGVHIVLDQKDFPLRQAVYFDIMDGRMAFAIPRDGKTYVGTTDTVYEGDPVHPVATQEDVDYLIAAAKTIFPTANISRETIESSWAGVRPLIFEKGKDPSEISRKDEIWMAPSGLITIAGGKLTDYRQMAETIVDKIVKMHKFKHASPCVTRELSLSGAKGINAINFTDYSAYKAREGVQYGLNYDEAKQLVQKYGTNVDALYNQVKYLHEHGSTMPLALHAMLLYGIEAEMVYTPSDFFIRRTGLLYFDIDAVKRYKQQVIQVMQQHFHYTESQRNTYIAQLEQAILDATNFVEGGV, encoded by the coding sequence ATGTTTTCATTTGAGCATCGTCCTAAAATTATGCATTTTTTAGAGCAATATAGCTTTGACGTATTAGTCATTGGTGGTGGCATCACTGGTGCTGGCATTGCGCTTGATGCTGCATCTAGAGGGTTATCAGTCGCTTTGATTGAGATGCAGGATTTTTCTGCTGGCACATCAAGCCGTTCAACAAAACTTATCCATGGTGGACTTCGCTATTTAAAGCAATTTGAAGTAGGTGTAGTAGCTGAGGTTGGGCGTGAGCGTGAAATTGTTTATGACAATGCTGTTCACGTGACAACACCTGAAAAAATGCTACTCCCATTATATAAGAAGGGCTCACTTGGTCCATTTACAACGTCATTGGCATTGAAGGTATATGATCGATTAGCAGGTGTGAAAAAGCATGAACGTAGAACAATGCTGAACGCTCAGGAAGCGGCAGCACTAGAGCCTTTACTTAATCGAGATGAGCTTGTCGGTGGTGGCTATTATGTTGAATATCGTACGGATGATGCCCGTCTGACAATTGAAGTGCTGAAAAAAGCTGTGGAATATGGGGCGCTTTGTCTAAATTATGCAGAGATGGCAGGGTTTTTATATGAGAAGAAAAAACTTGTTGGGGTACAAGTGAAGGATCATGTGACAGGGAAAACAATCGAAGTGCAAGCTGCTCAAATCGTCAATGCTACTGGGCCTTGGGTGGATGAGGTTCGTCAAAAGGATAAAGTAGCAGACAAAAAGCAATTACGCCTCACAAAAGGGGTTCACATTGTCCTTGATCAAAAGGATTTTCCACTAAGGCAGGCAGTGTACTTTGATATAATGGATGGACGTATGGCCTTTGCTATTCCACGTGATGGCAAAACCTATGTAGGGACAACAGATACGGTTTACGAGGGAGATCCTGTACATCCTGTAGCTACCCAAGAGGACGTTGATTATTTAATTGCAGCTGCAAAAACTATTTTTCCAACAGCAAATATTTCAAGAGAAACGATTGAATCGTCGTGGGCAGGTGTGCGTCCACTTATTTTTGAAAAAGGAAAGGATCCATCCGAAATTTCACGAAAAGATGAAATATGGATGGCACCAAGTGGACTAATAACAATTGCAGGTGGCAAACTAACGGACTACCGTCAAATGGCAGAAACTATCGTTGATAAAATTGTGAAAATGCATAAATTTAAGCATGCAAGTCCATGTGTGACGCGTGAGTTATCGCTTTCAGGAGCAAAAGGCATTAACGCCATCAATTTCACTGATTATAGTGCTTATAAAGCAAGAGAGGGCGTTCAATATGGCCTGAATTATGATGAAGCAAAACAGCTCGTACAAAAATATGGCACGAATGTTGATGCATTATATAACCAGGTGAAATATTTGCATGAACATGGAAGTACGATGCCCCTTGCCTTACATGCAATGCTACTTTATGGCATAGAAGCAGAAATGGTGTACACTCCAAGTGATTTCTTTATTCGCCGTACAGGCTTATTATACTTTGATATTGATGCGGTAAAACGTTATAAACAGCAGGTCATTCAAGTTATGCAGCAACATTTTCACTATACAGAATCACAAAGAAATACGTATATCGCTCAACTAGAGCAAGCTATTTTAGATGCTACAAATTTTGTGGAGGGAGGAGTGTAA
- the mutS gene encoding DNA mismatch repair protein MutS, with translation MTTYTPMMQQYLQVKEDYKDAFLFFRLGDFYEMFFEDAINASQLLEITLTSRDAGAKERIPMCGVPHHSAKNYIETLVQKGYKVAVCEQTEDPKQAKGVVRREVVQLITPGTIMEGKSLDGKTNHFIGSAEQFDDTTFGYAYLDLSTGEAVASSIEGDGKALLLQMQAYGIRELIVTESLQLLLAEHAVNAGIVLSIETGEMTLDKAAHYLDAVPNDLQIACLRLLAYIDKTQMRSLSHIQAFTYNEMKNYLRIDSSSKRNLELIQSIRGGDQKGTLLWLLDDTVTAMGGRKLKQWLHQPLASRSAIEERLATVTDLLEEYFVRTELQASLKQVYDLERLAGRVAFGNVGGRDLAQLRDSLRQVPAIQQQLLGANKETLQKLGAALDTCADVEALLARAITDNPPITIKEGDVIRDGYDERLDELRYASRNGKDWIAQLEQEERIKTGIKNLKIGYNRIFGYYIEITKSNIHLADLTRYERKQTLANAERYITQELKEKEALILNAEEESLTLEYNLFVEIRDELKAYIPRVQALAASISELDVLLSFASVSEKYRFTKPEFHGGRSLEIIEGRHPVVEKMLNKQMYVPNDCVLEENNNMMLITGPNMSGKSTYMRQVALIVVMAQMGCYVPAEKARLPITDQIFTRIGAADDLAAGQSTFMVEMLESQHAIMHATKNSLMLFDEIGRGTSTYDGMSLAQSMMEYIHDKIGANTLFSTHYHELTALEMELPRLQNVHVSATEKNGTVVFLHKVKKGAADKSYGIHVAQLAQLPEEILTRARVLLENFEAGKEVAISQEVTEQPVQMSLFTEEEQASPAEAEVLKNLEKVNILGTSPMQAMNILYELQQQLVNAKK, from the coding sequence ATGACAACTTATACACCAATGATGCAACAGTATTTGCAGGTAAAGGAAGATTACAAGGATGCCTTTTTATTTTTTAGATTAGGCGATTTTTACGAGATGTTTTTTGAGGATGCTATTAATGCCTCTCAACTTTTAGAAATTACATTAACGAGCCGAGATGCTGGTGCAAAAGAGCGTATCCCAATGTGTGGTGTTCCACATCATTCGGCAAAAAATTATATTGAAACACTTGTGCAAAAGGGCTATAAGGTTGCTGTTTGTGAGCAAACAGAAGATCCAAAGCAAGCAAAGGGTGTAGTGAGGCGTGAAGTTGTACAGCTTATTACACCGGGTACGATCATGGAAGGTAAGTCGCTTGATGGTAAAACCAATCATTTTATTGGTTCTGCGGAGCAATTCGACGATACGACATTTGGCTACGCTTATTTAGACTTATCTACAGGTGAAGCAGTAGCCTCCTCTATTGAGGGCGACGGTAAAGCACTTTTATTGCAAATGCAGGCATATGGTATTCGTGAATTAATTGTAACGGAAAGTTTGCAACTTCTATTAGCAGAGCATGCAGTAAACGCAGGTATCGTCCTTTCTATTGAAACAGGTGAAATGACATTGGATAAAGCTGCACATTATTTAGATGCGGTGCCAAATGATTTACAGATTGCTTGCCTTCGTTTGCTGGCTTATATCGATAAAACACAAATGCGTTCTTTATCACATATTCAAGCATTTACTTACAATGAAATGAAAAATTATTTACGTATTGACTCTAGCTCAAAGCGTAATTTAGAGCTTATTCAATCTATTCGCGGTGGCGATCAAAAGGGCACACTTTTATGGTTGTTAGATGACACAGTGACAGCAATGGGGGGACGGAAGTTAAAGCAATGGTTACACCAACCTCTTGCTTCACGTTCTGCCATTGAAGAAAGACTAGCAACTGTCACTGATCTATTAGAGGAGTATTTTGTAAGAACGGAGCTTCAAGCCTCTTTAAAACAAGTATATGATTTAGAGCGTTTAGCTGGGCGTGTAGCTTTTGGTAATGTTGGTGGACGTGATTTAGCGCAGCTACGTGATTCATTACGTCAAGTACCTGCCATTCAGCAACAATTACTTGGTGCCAATAAAGAAACATTGCAAAAGCTTGGCGCTGCGCTTGATACGTGTGCGGATGTAGAGGCACTATTAGCTCGTGCTATTACAGACAATCCGCCAATTACGATTAAAGAGGGTGACGTCATTCGAGATGGCTATGATGAGCGCTTAGATGAACTACGTTATGCTTCTCGTAATGGGAAAGATTGGATTGCGCAGCTCGAGCAAGAGGAACGGATAAAAACAGGCATTAAAAACTTAAAAATCGGCTACAATCGAATTTTCGGTTACTATATTGAAATTACGAAATCTAATATCCATTTAGCTGATTTAACACGTTATGAACGAAAGCAAACTTTAGCAAATGCCGAGCGTTATATTACACAAGAGCTAAAGGAAAAAGAAGCATTAATTTTAAATGCCGAGGAAGAAAGTTTAACGTTAGAGTATAACTTGTTTGTGGAAATACGCGATGAGTTAAAGGCATATATTCCGCGTGTACAAGCGTTAGCGGCAAGCATTAGTGAGTTAGATGTGCTGCTAAGCTTTGCGAGCGTTTCAGAGAAATATCGTTTTACAAAGCCAGAATTTCATGGCGGACGTTCGCTTGAAATTATTGAAGGGCGCCATCCGGTTGTAGAGAAAATGCTCAATAAGCAAATGTATGTACCAAACGATTGTGTACTTGAGGAAAATAACAATATGATGCTTATTACAGGTCCGAATATGTCCGGTAAAAGTACGTATATGCGTCAGGTTGCACTAATTGTTGTCATGGCACAAATGGGTTGTTACGTGCCAGCTGAAAAAGCTAGATTACCAATTACAGATCAGATTTTTACTCGTATCGGTGCAGCGGATGATTTAGCTGCGGGACAATCAACATTTATGGTGGAGATGTTAGAATCTCAGCACGCTATTATGCATGCTACGAAAAATAGTTTGATGTTGTTTGACGAAATTGGTCGTGGGACATCTACTTATGATGGCATGAGTCTTGCTCAGTCCATGATGGAATATATTCATGATAAAATTGGGGCAAATACGCTGTTTTCAACTCATTATCATGAATTAACGGCACTCGAAATGGAGCTTCCTCGACTGCAAAATGTACACGTATCTGCTACTGAAAAAAATGGCACGGTTGTCTTTTTGCATAAGGTGAAAAAGGGAGCTGCCGATAAATCTTACGGTATTCATGTAGCACAGCTTGCACAATTGCCAGAGGAAATTTTAACAAGAGCACGCGTTCTGCTTGAAAACTTTGAGGCTGGAAAGGAAGTAGCCATATCACAGGAGGTAACTGAACAGCCAGTGCAAATGTCACTATTTACGGAGGAAGAACAAGCCTCACCAGCAGAGGCAGAAGTGCTTAAAAACTTAGAAAAAGTAAATATTCTTGGCACTTCACCAATGCAAGCCATGAATATTTTATACGAATTACAGCAGCAGCTAGTAAACGCAAAAAAGTAA
- the cotE gene encoding outer spore coat protein CotE, protein MKRVEGGIALKRLRQIVTRAVVAKGKKRTEERVTLSPSNKPTSILGCWVINHTCSAKKVGKFVEVSGKFDVNVWYAYSNHSKTAVFSETVHYKDKVKLSFREGEVSVGDDVRVRVIQEPNCIEAIISPCGTKFEIVVEREVIVEVMGETTICISVHPLDLEEEWNFDEESSSSSSSSSSSSSSSSSSSSSSGEGRYVLESSSFPGERPR, encoded by the coding sequence GTGAAAAGAGTCGAAGGAGGAATTGCGCTGAAACGTTTACGACAAATCGTGACGAGAGCAGTAGTTGCCAAAGGGAAGAAGAGAACGGAAGAACGTGTAACATTAAGTCCATCAAATAAGCCGACGAGTATTCTCGGTTGCTGGGTCATCAATCATACTTGCTCCGCAAAAAAAGTCGGTAAATTTGTAGAGGTATCAGGTAAATTTGATGTCAATGTATGGTATGCCTATAGTAATCATTCGAAAACAGCAGTGTTTTCTGAAACGGTTCACTATAAAGACAAAGTGAAGCTTTCTTTTAGAGAAGGCGAAGTGAGTGTTGGTGATGATGTTCGTGTACGTGTCATTCAAGAGCCAAACTGCATAGAGGCAATCATCTCTCCATGTGGTACGAAATTTGAAATCGTTGTAGAACGCGAAGTCATTGTAGAGGTAATGGGAGAAACGACGATTTGTATTAGTGTACATCCACTAGATTTAGAAGAAGAATGGAACTTTGATGAGGAGAGCTCATCCTCGTCTTCATCTAGCTCAAGTTCCAGCTCTTCGTCTAGTTCTTCGTCCAGCTCTAGTGGAGAAGGCAGGTATGTTTTAGAGTCCTCATCGTTTCCTGGTGAAAGACCAAGATAA
- a CDS encoding alpha/beta hydrolase, with translation MERYIEMSDGHFVFTRTFEPSNPCIGHIHILHGMAEHSGRYTKFARTLNEAGYAVTMHDHRGHGETAAYNGTLGFFAEQNGFDRVVEDAHELVTLLHAQFADVPLILFGHSMGSFITRRYIQLYSNQVDYVILCGTGNVTALHKMGNLVAKTLAKQLGKETESKLLNTLSFGSFNKQFPNSKTSYDWLCSVEDEVQKYIDDPYCGFIPTNQFFVDLTTGFMSLNRKKEIAKIKKDLPILLISGSKDPVGEQGQGVYAVAEQFVAADLQDVTVYLIEDKRHEILNEDNQEAVYQVLLRWLEKYDTR, from the coding sequence ATGGAACGTTATATTGAAATGTCAGACGGCCATTTTGTGTTTACTCGAACATTCGAGCCGTCGAATCCATGTATTGGTCATATTCATATTTTGCATGGAATGGCGGAGCATAGTGGACGTTATACAAAATTTGCTCGTACACTAAATGAAGCTGGCTATGCAGTGACAATGCATGATCATCGAGGACATGGAGAAACGGCAGCCTATAATGGCACTCTAGGTTTTTTTGCTGAACAAAATGGGTTTGACCGTGTCGTAGAAGATGCACATGAGTTAGTAACATTGTTGCATGCACAATTCGCAGATGTACCTTTAATTTTATTTGGTCATAGTATGGGATCGTTCATTACTAGAAGATATATTCAATTGTATAGTAATCAAGTGGATTATGTGATTCTTTGTGGAACAGGAAACGTTACAGCATTGCATAAGATGGGGAATTTAGTAGCAAAAACATTAGCAAAGCAGCTTGGAAAAGAGACGGAGAGCAAGTTGTTAAATACGTTGAGCTTTGGTAGCTTTAATAAGCAGTTTCCAAATTCGAAGACTTCGTATGATTGGCTATGTTCAGTAGAGGATGAGGTTCAAAAATATATAGATGATCCGTATTGCGGCTTTATCCCAACAAATCAATTTTTTGTGGATTTAACAACTGGTTTTATGTCGTTAAATCGTAAAAAAGAGATAGCAAAAATAAAGAAAGACTTACCTATACTGTTGATAAGTGGTAGCAAGGATCCGGTCGGAGAACAAGGACAAGGCGTATACGCTGTTGCAGAACAATTTGTAGCAGCGGACTTACAGGATGTGACGGTCTACTTAATTGAGGATAAGCGACATGAAATCTTGAACGAGGATAATCAAGAGGCAGTCTATCAAGTTTTATTACGGTGGTTAGAAAAATATGATACAAGATAA
- a CDS encoding RicAFT regulatory complex protein RicA family protein, producing the protein MTQVLYTKDDLIKKSHEIAHMIANTPEVEFFKKAEAQINENQQVRERIASLKSLQKQAVNFQHLGKEKALKLIEDKIAKIEEEINTIPVVQQFKESQGDVNDLLQLVSNTIANNVTNEIVRSTGGDLLRGETGSQVENTKPGSCS; encoded by the coding sequence ATGACACAAGTATTGTATACAAAAGATGATTTAATCAAGAAGTCACACGAAATTGCGCATATGATTGCCAATACGCCAGAAGTTGAATTTTTCAAAAAGGCAGAAGCACAAATTAATGAAAACCAACAAGTACGTGAGCGTATTGCAAGTCTAAAGAGCTTACAAAAGCAAGCTGTTAACTTCCAGCACTTAGGAAAAGAAAAAGCGCTGAAATTGATTGAAGATAAAATCGCTAAAATCGAAGAAGAAATCAATACAATCCCAGTGGTACAACAATTTAAAGAATCTCAAGGGGATGTAAATGATTTGTTGCAATTAGTTTCGAATACAATTGCTAACAATGTTACAAATGAGATTGTTCGTTCAACGGGTGGCGATTTGCTACGTGGAGAAACTGGCTCACAAGTAGAAAATACAAAACCAGGTAGCTGCTCATAA